Proteins encoded in a region of the Muntiacus reevesi chromosome 19, mMunRee1.1, whole genome shotgun sequence genome:
- the TSPYL1 gene encoding testis-specific Y-encoded-like protein 1 encodes MSDPDGVERTPLLGTHSLTTSDCAAGAPDPPLCLETEASQVMAETGEGCFEAVALPPPQLPEEEGAPPTGPPDSGCVGTFQIRDGGDGGYVAPEARLEPAPPPREGLETASMFLATDDSLGNGRQTVEPQGSSREKALETCGAEKLGSDLMSEAKAEEAKTEEGPVFSVAVDEEVVGKERAEEEEGVEQGMEVEERPVGEEIEMVENGVVEEAGQRPLRMDLRMNPLEAIQLELDTVNAQADRAFQQLEHKFGRMRRHYLERRNYIIQNIPGFWVTAFRNHPQLSPMIRGQDAEMLRYITNLEVKELRHPRTGCKFKFFFRRNPYFRNKLIVKEYEVRASGRVVSLSTPIIWRRGHEPQSFIRRNQEVVCNFFTWFSDHSLPESDRIAEIIKEDLWPNPLQYYLLREGVRRARRRPLREPVEIPRPFGFQSG; translated from the coding sequence ATGAGCGACCCAGACGGGGTCGAGAGGACCCCTCTCCTTGGAACCCACAGCCTCACCACATCCGACTGTGCCGCCGGAGCCCCGGACCCTCCCCTGTGCCTGGAAACAGAGGCGTCACAGGTGATGGCGGAGACGGGTGAGGGGTGTTTCGAGGCCGTCGCGCTCCCACCACCCCAGCTTCCAGAGGAGGAAGGCGCACCTCCAACTGGTCCCCCAGATTCAGGCTGTGTCGGTACGTTCCAGATCCGAGACGGTGGGGATGGCGGTTATGTTGCGCCCGAAGCGAGGCTAGAGCCGGCTCCGCCTCCTAGGGAGGGCTTGGAAACGGCGTCTATGTTCCTGGCAACGGACGACAGCCTGGGAAATGGCCGTCAGACTGTAGAGCCGCAGGGCTCGAGTAGGGAGAAGGCGCTAGAAACTTGTGGCGCAGAGAAGTTGGGGTCTGACTTGATGTCGGAGGCGAAGGCTGAGGAAGCGAAGACTGAAGAAGGCCCCGTCTTCTCAGTCGCAGTGGATGAGGAGGTGGTGGGGAAGGAAAgagcggaggaggaggagggagtggagCAGGGAATGGAGGTGGAGGAGAGGCCAGTCGGTGAAGAAATAGAAATGGTGGAGAACGGAGTGGTGGAGGAGGCGGGGCAGCGGCCCCTGCGTATGGATCTCCGCATGAACCCGCTGGAGGCCATCcagctagaactggacactgTGAACGCTCAGGCTGACCGGGCCTTTCAGCAACTAGAGCATAAATTCGGGCGGATGCGTCGACACTACCTGGAGCGGAGGAACTACATCATTCAGAATATCCCGGGCTTCTGGGTCACTGCCTTTCGGAACCACCCCCAGTTATCTCCTATGATTAGAGGCCAAGATGCAGAGATGTTAAGATACATAACCAATTTGGAGGTGAAGGAGCTCAGACACCCGCGAACAGGATGCAAGTTCAAGTTCTTCTTTCGGAGAAACCCGTATTTTCGAAACAAGCTGATTGTCAAAGAATATGAGGTCAGAGCCTCTGGCCGAGTAGTGTCTCTTTCCACTCCAATCATATGGCGTCGGGGCCATGAACCCCAGTCCTTCATTCGCAGGAACCAAGAGGTTGTGTGCAATTTCTTCACCTGGTTTTCAGACCACAGCCTTCCAGAGTCTGACAGGATTGCTGAAATTATCAAAGAGGACCTGTGGCCAAATCCACTGCAATACTACCTACTGCGTGAAGGAGTCCGTAGAGCCAGACGTCGCCCATTAAGGGAGCCCGTGGAGATCCCCAGGCCCTTTGGGTTCCAGTCCGGTTAA